TCTGCTATATCTTGATAATCTTGATCAGAAGAAGTAAACAGGCAATCAAAACCACCTCTTTGACCTCTGATCTTTAAAATCCTCTCTAGATCTTCTTTTTTAACTCCCTGAAAAAGGAATAGGCATTTTTTCTTTTCTTTATTTCCTACTCCTCCTTCCATAAACATGGCTAACCTATCTCGGGTAAAGGAAGCAAAAGAACTTTCTATGGATAATATATCTTGAGTACTCACCTCATAGGCATGAAGATAAGCTCCTTTGTTTTCTTCAACAAACTTTCTAGCTAATTGAGTTTTACCAATACCAGATGGACCTACTATTACTACCGCTCCCCCCTGCAATTTTGTATATATCTCATCTATTTGTTCTTGCCTTCCAGTGAATTCTTCTACTGGATCACATACATCCTGAAAATTCATTTTACCAAATAGAAATCCTAATTTTTTTACATTTGATAATCTTTTTATACTAGACCGAAAACTCCTAGATCTTGCTGCATTATCATGCTCTGATTCAAGTAGGTTGCTATAGTCTTGAGCGACTGTTTCAGCATGCTTTACAAATGCTTCTTTTACTTTTAGATAATAAGATAAATTTGGAATTGTTTTTAAATTGTTTTCCATCGAATATATAACATCACTATTTTTTCCAGCCCTTTCTATTATCTTTTTGCCTTTCCTTATTCCTTCTCCTTCAACTAAGTATCTCATATTCATATCTAAACTTTGTTTGCATCCTTGACAGAAAAGTAAGATATACTCGCTTAAAACGCTTACCTCTTGTTCAATATGAGATTTAATTTTTACTATAAGATCCTCAATTACCTTTTTGCTTGGCATTTGGATTTCTTTATTGACAATATAAAATACCTGCTCCACTTTAGCCTTAAACTCTTGTATATTTAAGGCATCTAAAGTATACACATAATTTTCAAGTTCTACGTTTGTAGTTTCTACTCTAATATATCTTGTCTCATATGTTCTTTTCGACTTTTCACCCATAAGGGAACGGCGATAACCATACTGACTAGATTTATCTTCACTTCTTTTTCTATAATATATAAAAGAGCCTTCACTTCCTTCTGCAATTCCGATATTTTCATATAAATCTTTAAGGTTATAACTTATTTCTCCATACTGCGCAGACACCTCTTGCAAATATGTATTGAGAACAAGGGTTTCAGCTATCCCTAGCTTGCTCAAATCTCCCTTGTATTCTTTCTGAATATAATATTCGATGATCTTATCTACAATGTCATCTGCTATCTTTGAAACATGATCAAAGCCTATTTTCTCAAACTGCATTTCAAAACTTTGAAAAATATTGCATCCAGCATCTACTAATATTTTTCTAAAGCCCAGTTTATATTCATTAAATGTTTCTATTAAGTCTGATAGATTAATAAAATTTTTTGTCGCTTTTATTACATTACCTGTTCTCAAAGATGCCCTCATACCAAACATTGCCAAGTCATCTGTATGTATTGAACATCCAAAAATACTCCGCACAGATCTATTAGTGTTCATTCCATCAAAAAATATTCTGTTCCCCTCTCTCAGCATACTCGCAAGCACATCATATATAATGATCCTCGTTTCAAATGATTGAATGAAACTCAGAACAAACTTCATCAAATTTGAATACTCTACTTGATAAAATTGATAATGATTACCTCCTTTGTAGGATAAGTGTATTTTATTACAGTATTTTTTCTCTTCATTGTATATAAGATCTTTTGAATCTTTCTGAGACACTATTATCGCTGTATTTAGTAGATCAGACATTGAATTTATTTCATGCTTTCCACCCCAAACTCCAGTAAGTTCCATGCACTTTAAGTATGTGTCAAATACAAATTCTTGAACTTGATTACGTTTTTTTATCTTATTAAGTTCAGTACAAATTTCCTTTACTGCATTTTCGTCAAAAAAATTGGGTTGGAGTTTACTAATATCAATATTATACTGCTTAATTTTTTCAGCACCGAATTCATGTTCAAACTCTTTTTTAAAGGTACCTCCTGTAAAATAACTTCCACTGTGACTCTCAAAAAGATCCATAATTTCAACCTTATTTTCAAATCTTCTTTGGCTGAAATATACTGCATCAGCAACCTCACAACGAAATGTCTTCGTTACTAATTGCTTCATTACACTATCTTCATAAATATTTGCATTACTTTGCATTAGCCTTTGAATTGAATGTACATCATGGTCGCTCGCAAATAATTCTTTAAACCTTTCATGGAAGGCATAATCATCAAATTTTACGGGAGCTAAGTAAGCTAAAGCAACAGACCAAAATAAGCAGCTGCCATCTCCCGGTACATCAACTTCTTCATATGAAATAAGTGGTTGCAGTATCTTAGCGATATCTTTTCTGTTATTATCTTTAGCAATATCTATAGGAGTCTTTCCCTCTCCATCTAAAACATCAACTTGCGCTCCTATCTTTAGCAAAAATCTGACAATTGTTAACTCTCCCAGGCAAACAGCAATATGCAGCGGTGTATCACTGCATTGATTCACTCGAAAATTAACGTTTAGACTCGGATATACCTTAAAAAAACTTTTCAGCTTTTCAAGCTTTCTATCTTCTAGAATACTAGAATCCTCTATAATATTAGTAAACTCTCTTATTAATAGTGTCTCGCTCAAGATTGGCTCAAAATGGAAACCTCCTTTATTTATTATATGTATAGTATTTTTTTCATTATAATCTGTACTTACAGGTTTGGATGTTAACTCATCAATAAGATACCCTGACCATCCACATATATGAAGATCTTCAATAACATGCAGCTTAATATTATATTCATTACAAATCATACTTCCCTCAATTTCAGGCCTACCCCATATAGGAATCTGCAACGTACTTCCATACTTTAAATCAGTTAACAATAAAAACACGTCTTTATTGTCCCTCTGCATTTTTTCTATATCTTCAATACTGTATTCTATACCAATCAAATAAGTCTTCCATAATTCATCATCATTAATACCAGGCTCTGGGAGTATTACTGTAGAATCTTCACGGTTTCTAGCATCTGCTATAATCTTTTCTTTCATTTCTTGACTAATTAAAGCTTGCTTCCTACAAACTTCTCTCAAAGATTTCACAGTAAAGTTTGTTCCAGGATTTAATTGCTTAAGTCCCTGTGCAACTGCATCAAAGAAACAATCTCCTCCTCCAATTGCTTTTCCTATTGTAAAACCTTCTGGCAGCTTTAATATTTGCTGACTGCTAGATAGTAGTGTGTCTTCTTTTTGCATTCTTATTAACCTAGATTGATTATCTATTACTTGTTCCTTTGTATTTTCTTTACCTAACATAAAGCCCCCTATATTTTAATATTCATATTTTGATGATTTTGTCGTAAACCTCTTTTCTAAAGATTGGTTTCAACATTTGATTCTTATACAGCTGTACCAAAACAATTTGCTGTAGAAACCTTAAGTTAATTTCAAGTAACTTTGATTGCTGAGTAACAGTGTGCTTTTCTTTTGATTTCTTACTAAACTAGATATATTCTTAAAAAAGCCAGGATTGCTTTCTGAATGATGTACATAATACAATGCATCTGACTCAATACCCCATGTATTTATTATGTTAAACTCGACTATAGCTAAAGAAATCTAGCAGAACAAGAACTTTTTTCATGTTTTAATATTTTTTTAAAACTAAAGCCAGTGCTTGCAAAAATACTTCTATTTTTTTACTACAATGTACTTTTTCTATTTCTAAATACTAATTTAACAAAAACTAAAACAATTTCACATATCACTACAACCATTTCCAGCAACCAATACTGCTACCCGTGAGAAGACTTTTCTTTGGGATGGATTGGTCTACCAAACGATACATACGAACTTTTCTAGATAATAATTTCATTATACGCTGAAATCAGCTATATTGGCTCACTTTTACTAAACCTACGTACGAACTGTTTTGCCTAAGCTTATGAAAATAATTTAAACCTTCTATTTTTATAACCTTATTTCTATGCGGCTTGTTCTCGCAAATATACGACCTTTTTTGCAATTTTAGAAAGAGTCAATAATTCAAATTTTTGCAGCACTAAAATAGACGTTTCTTTAGTTACAACAAGGTCTATTTTTTCGTAAATAAAAATGTTTTATAATAATTAATTATTAGAATGAAAATATCATACTTGGCTCTCAAGAAATTTCCTGTTGTGCAGTGGTAAGGTTTGGAGAAAAAGATTGACTTGGCAACGATAATTTACTAGACTAAAGTTTATATTAAAATACAAAATGGGGTTGCGGGTATGGAATCTGGTTTGGATCACAATTACAATAAAATACTTGATATATTAAAAGGTGCTATTAAAGGCGACGATAATCAAGTTAAAGCAAGAAAACACCTTAGAGTAGAAAGATGGTTGAGGGCTTATATTCAATTAATTGAAGATTTTGATGAGGAAAAACTAATTTTTTTTTCTGATATATTCTCTGATAATTCTTGTTGGGATGGAATAAAATTAAAGAATAAAGCTGTTGGTGAAAGGCTAACTGAAGAAAAAAATAAAAATGGAAAAGAAAATCCGCTTGATCTTGCAGATAGATATTACTTGGCATGTAAATATTGTCTAGAAGATAAGATTCCTGGATTATTTGAACAAGTATTTATGAGATTTAAGAGAAGTGCCTTTGAAGAAGATGGATCTGATGATGATCTGAGAAGAGAATTATTGGAAAATATCGAAGAAACTAGCCCTATAGAAGCTTTCTGGTCTTTTCTTATTGATAAGCAGATTGGAAAACTAAACGAATATAAATCAGTTGAAGGTTTGCAAAAATCCATACAGATAAATTCTAATAAAAACTGGGAAGAAGGTATAGAGTTCTTCTATAATAAATTACACAATGATTCCAGTATTTCTAGTCAAGATAAAGATGATCTGTTAATTGAAGCAGCTTTATCTGCAGTAAAGGGTTACAAAGAAGTAGACACCATAGAGTTTTGCCTGTCTAAAATGGATGATGAGCAAAAGAAAAAATTACTAGATAGAGATTATAAGGAAAATACTTATTATGCAGTGTTGAATGTGCTAGTAGGTCAGTATTACTTTGATTCTTTTATGGAATTAATCCGATTGTGTAGTCAGATTGAATGTGAACGTTACACAACTTTTTTATCTTCATTATCAGATCAAGTACTGAAGAATCCAGATCTGTCTGAAGAAACAAAAAAATGTATGATGAATGTTTGGGAACGTATAATAAAATTAAAAACTCAAGACCGCGGGGAGCAATCTATTTCCTCTATTTTTGTAGACTATTCAGTTACATATACAATAGCAAATTTAATTGTGGATCCAAGTAGACAAGGGGTAAGTAAAGAAGAAATATTAGGGAAGATATTAAAGCACGTAAAAGAAATGAGTGGTGAAGAGATGATAAAGGTTAAAGATTCTGTATTAAGTAAAATTCAGTTATTTCATGGGGGTAAAAAATTGCAGTTAGGAGAACAAGTATTTTCTAAATTAGCTCAAGAAGCTTCTAAAGAATCAATTTTGCGTGAAGCTGGTGATACTTTGCCACAGTCAAGTCTCAGTACGACTGATACCCCATATAATATAAAATCTTTAAGCCATAGCAAATAGGAGTAATATGCCAAGTAATGTCAAGCCGCTTGAGTTGGTACAGCTTCTGTTAATGAGAAATAAATCAAAAGACGAGTTCCTAGATTTTCAAAAAAGGTTCCAATCGTTTATCAATCAATCTCCTTCTTTTTTGCATTCAGTTGGAAAGCCAGGCTTTTTCCCTAGTTTCTTTTTTGGTATGTTTGCTACTGTATTAGACTTGGAAAGCCAGGCTTTTTCCCTAGTTTCTTTTTTGGTATGTTTGCTACTGTATTAGACACAGAACTTGCTACTAAAATTGGTATTAAAAAACTTCATTTTCGTTTTGATGATAATAGAACTTTAAAAATAGCTATATTAACTAATGAGGGACTTAAGTGTATAACGATGTCTGATCAAGTTGATGGTAACATGCATCTAAAGTTCTCTCAAGGAGAGTTAGAAAAAATAGCACAGAAATGGAAAATGGGAGCAGAGTTTGATAAACTAGAAAAAGAAGAGCATGAAATAACAATTACAGGAAAAGAAGTAAAGTACGGAAAGGTTGATCCAGCTTTTAGTAAAAAGACTGATTATTCACAAAAAGGTTTTACAGAAATAGAAAAAGATCGTGACCAACAAGACCTAGAGAGCTTAATTTCAAAATTGAGTAATCAAGATTTCGAAGAAGTAAAAAAGAACGCTAGAAGAATGTTTAATTATATTACAAATGTCTATAAGAAATATGAAAAAGAAACTCTATTTAGCGGTAAAGAATCAAGTCATCATGGGTTTTTAGCTGGGTTTTTGATAAATTTTAAGTATCGTTTTCACCTAAAACTTTATCTCGAATTATTTGCTGGAAAAGGTTACGCAGACATTATTTTACTTGTGCGCGGTTCTGATAAGTCGCTAAGCTCTATTCCTATTATTATTGAGCTTAAAGCAGGTACTGGTGAGATAAGTACAGTGATAAAAGCATTGAAGCAAGCACAAGATTATGTTAAGGGCTCTTTTTCTAACTCTATAAGAATGATTACTATAGCTAATGAAGCTATTTGTGTAGGATTAAATTTTGACATGGTTCATCACGAAAATGTTAAAATTGATGTAGAAAATTTTCTTAGTCGAGAAGGTAATTCTGTAATAGAAAAGTTACTTGGCACTGAAGCAGCGAATGCTGAGGTGATAAGAACACAGCTAGAGTATCTTTACTATGGAATTGTTTGGAGCAATGGTGGAAGTGATAATATTAATTATGTCAGCAGAATGATCTTAGGTCAGCTAGTACTTATTTCTAATATTATTAAGCGTGAAAAGTTAGGTAAACATATTTTTATTTATGATCAAAATGATAAAATGGTTACTGGATCACAGAAACGCCCAGAAGCAGCAAAAGAAAGTATTGAGGATTGTGTTACAACTATAGTGCTAACTTTAGGTAAGAAGGTGCTTATACTCAACATAAATGAAAAAAATGAATTTGCATTGAGAGTGCCAGATAATAAAGGAATTCCTATTGAAAATATTAGGAGAATTCAAAACGTCAATGACATAAAGATACAAGAAATAACCTGTAACTTATACAGTACGCCTAGTAATAAGAATCCATTTGATCAGTACTGTAATAAGAATAAGGGAATTACAGTAAATACGTATGACTCATTGGACAAATACAAAAGAGGTAAAGAAATTTTACAAGGTAATTTTACTCGAATTGTGGAAAATAAAAAATTTAAAGCAGCTTTGAGCAAAGCTATAGAATCTGGTAAATATGATGATTACAAAAAACTATTTGAAGAAATTTCTCATATACTACATCCTTTCAAATCATTAATAAGCAATGAGGCTACATTTCAAGCTGTATTGCATGGTTTATTTAGTAGCTACGGAGAAGATAATATAAA
This sequence is a window from Wolbachia endosymbiont (group B) of Protocalliphora azurea. Protein-coding genes within it:
- a CDS encoding ankyrin repeat domain-containing protein produces the protein MLGKENTKEQVIDNQSRLIRMQKEDTLLSSSQQILKLPEGFTIGKAIGGGDCFFDAVAQGLKQLNPGTNFTVKSLREVCRKQALISQEMKEKIIADARNREDSTVILPEPGINDDELWKTYLIGIEYSIEDIEKMQRDNKDVFLLLTDLKYGSTLQIPIWGRPEIEGSMICNEYNIKLHVIEDLHICGWSGYLIDELTSKPVSTDYNEKNTIHIINKGGFHFEPILSETLLIREFTNIIEDSSILEDRKLEKLKSFFKVYPSLNVNFRVNQCSDTPLHIAVCLGELTIVRFLLKIGAQVDVLDGEGKTPIDIAKDNNRKDIAKILQPLISYEEVDVPGDGSCLFWSVALAYLAPVKFDDYAFHERFKELFASDHDVHSIQRLMQSNANIYEDSVMKQLVTKTFRCEVADAVYFSQRRFENKVEIMDLFESHSGSYFTGGTFKKEFEHEFGAEKIKQYNIDISKLQPNFFDENAVKEICTELNKIKKRNQVQEFVFDTYLKCMELTGVWGGKHEINSMSDLLNTAIIVSQKDSKDLIYNEEKKYCNKIHLSYKGGNHYQFYQVEYSNLMKFVLSFIQSFETRIIIYDVLASMLREGNRIFFDGMNTNRSVRSIFGCSIHTDDLAMFGMRASLRTGNVIKATKNFINLSDLIETFNEYKLGFRKILVDAGCNIFQSFEMQFEKIGFDHVSKIADDIVDKIIEYYIQKEYKGDLSKLGIAETLVLNTYLQEVSAQYGEISYNLKDLYENIGIAEGSEGSFIYYRKRSEDKSSQYGYRRSLMGEKSKRTYETRYIRVETTNVELENYVYTLDALNIQEFKAKVEQVFYIVNKEIQMPSKKVIEDLIVKIKSHIEQEVSVLSEYILLFCQGCKQSLDMNMRYLVEGEGIRKGKKIIERAGKNSDVIYSMENNLKTIPNLSYYLKVKEAFVKHAETVAQDYSNLLESEHDNAARSRSFRSSIKRLSNVKKLGFLFGKMNFQDVCDPVEEFTGRQEQIDEIYTKLQGGAVVIVGPSGIGKTQLARKFVEENKGAYLHAYEVSTQDILSIESSFASFTRDRLAMFMEGGVGNKEKKKCLFLFQGVKKEDLERILKIRGQRGGFDCLFTSSDQDYQDIAEVSLDSLEEKEAVQLVKIILEMADRSQDEQIKALIRKLKCFPLAINLAAACIKNKGSSSLSEAFGIFEYLIEYERFNQKFPRNTGQNEYDRILQITLLISMETIEKMSSGEKILKILSIMAYFDHSAIDPSLFLTWIRYEDGLYSIFELLEQYSIIYVEGSDKYKVYIMHESVKKVVRSWLSIDEEKHILSCVIELVSEAEGGFLDVVHLLSLFDHSQKYDYLIEENKNFPCLVLSSLNELHEYKKVINLTSQLYQLLAVDDRYSRLIKYEFACAQAGLGLYDRALKIFLDLKKLEKVNDTFPSLTLDKKILSTYLKQKNYKEALSYVKYNNFIVNSLYGEDIMELMEEHLDIAVIIAEVFVMQKRYTDAFTTLYYVRRLRDEIFLKLGDFYSDDDPYLYPSEIYELYNLDTKYIYALAYFFMVQERKKVTINEGELSHKEDLPRELSIQALFRNLQDVLINQEGSQYLQPAPYFVEIEVEKVIQRELREKTLRYFEEVLKLQKNYGFLDNHPNVLSVKFYIAVLHSCLGDKEKALQELQQLQELQEKVIGVNHPDTLGTVNAIQELFTEGEDKLTYLRNEIEKRESLLQFEKSDLNAKGVSILKELYRESLLQFEKSDLNAKGVSILKELYVEKNSESSSSVSSEELLLENKSFLDTESTKTKRRKMDNQQQVSELQDCTLSGSVKGQCISPKRRNLENMRVTSLGVQKTVNLSLDREGSLIELKYKLNHYDDQIQRFIQWENSNLKKSQRPISSLNSITIEPTDNKSLRGVTSAGQVA